A single genomic interval of Ramlibacter sp. harbors:
- a CDS encoding Gfo/Idh/MocA family oxidoreductase — translation MVGGGRDAFIGAVHRKAIALDGQMELVAGALSSNPDKARASGRDLGLADDRNHGSWEGLLVDELKRPAAERIDFVSIVTPNHVHFPVARAFAEAGIHVVCDKPLVHTSAQAAELTGVVARSGVVFGVTYNYTGYPMVREARELVRSGAIGDIRKVIVEYNQGWLATRLEGGANKQADWRTDPSRSGMAGAIGDIGSHAENLVATVTGLEIESLCADLTTFVPGRALDDDGNLLLRFANGARGVLIASQIEVGCENDLRLRVFGSTGTLDWRQEEPNTLVHAPLDGPRRLLTRGSPWLSPAAQRATRLPAGHPEAFIEAFANVYLGVAEAIRAGAAGAAPAPGTADYPTLADGARGVRFIEKTVESAASAHKWTRMA, via the coding sequence GCTGGACGGGCAGATGGAGCTGGTGGCGGGCGCCTTGTCATCCAACCCTGACAAGGCCCGCGCCTCGGGGCGCGATCTGGGCCTGGCGGACGACCGCAACCATGGCAGTTGGGAAGGATTGCTGGTCGATGAGCTCAAGCGCCCAGCGGCCGAGCGCATTGACTTTGTCTCCATCGTCACGCCCAACCACGTGCATTTCCCGGTGGCACGCGCCTTCGCCGAGGCTGGGATCCATGTGGTGTGCGACAAGCCGCTGGTTCACACCAGTGCCCAGGCCGCCGAGCTCACGGGGGTGGTGGCGCGCAGCGGCGTGGTGTTTGGCGTGACCTACAACTACACCGGCTATCCCATGGTGCGTGAAGCACGGGAACTGGTGCGCAGCGGCGCTATCGGTGACATCCGCAAGGTCATTGTCGAATACAACCAGGGCTGGCTGGCCACCCGGCTGGAAGGCGGCGCGAACAAGCAGGCCGACTGGCGAACCGACCCTTCGCGCAGCGGCATGGCCGGCGCCATTGGCGACATCGGTTCGCATGCCGAGAACCTGGTGGCGACCGTGACGGGCCTGGAGATCGAGAGCCTTTGCGCCGACCTGACCACCTTTGTGCCGGGCCGTGCACTGGACGACGACGGCAATCTCCTGCTGCGCTTCGCCAATGGCGCGCGGGGGGTGCTGATCGCCTCGCAGATCGAGGTGGGTTGCGAAAACGACCTGCGTCTGCGCGTGTTTGGCAGCACTGGCACGCTCGACTGGCGCCAGGAAGAGCCCAACACCCTGGTGCATGCCCCCCTCGATGGCCCGCGCCGGCTGTTGACGCGCGGCTCACCCTGGCTGAGCCCGGCTGCGCAGCGCGCCACCCGGTTGCCGGCCGGGCACCCGGAGGCTTTCATCGAGGCTTTTGCGAATGTCTACCTCGGTGTGGCAGAAGCCATTCGCGCGGGCGCGGCCGGGGCCGCGCCCGCACCGGGCACGGCTGACTATCCGACACTGGCCGATGGCGCGCGCGGCGTTCGTTTCATCGAGAAAACCGTCGAGTCGGCCGCCAGTGCCCACAAGTGGACGCGGATGGCCTGA
- the xylB gene encoding xylulokinase, with protein MFIGIDLGTSSLKVIVLDRSHQVRASASVPLRVHQPQPLWREQAPVDWWSACEQALQAALAMAREGGVAAGDIEALGLTGQMHGATVLDAQGDVLRPAILWNDGRAHRECADLEAAVPSARSITGNLMMPGFTAPKLLWLARHEPAVFARIARVLLPKDYLRWQLTGDYATDLSDAAGSLWLDVGQRDWSDDLLAATSLSRAHMPRLHEGPEVTGQLRKDVAQRLGLRAIPVVAGASDNAAGALGVGVVSPGDAMLSLGTSGVYFVATDGYRSNPAQAVHSFCHALPGTWHLMSVMLSAAACVDFAARLTGESDIARLMAEAETRGLNVDTPLFLPYLNGERTPHNNPAAQAVLFGMTAATDRADVANAVLEGVAHGMAQGMAAVDATGAVARSISLIGGGSRSAYWAQLLADVSGKTLLRRADAQVGPALGAARLAWMATDRAGAAEVCRAPALLATHEPDATRHALLAQRHARFNRLYQQVASSFPLPA; from the coding sequence ATGTTCATCGGCATCGACCTGGGCACATCGAGTCTCAAAGTGATCGTTCTGGATCGTTCGCACCAGGTGCGTGCCAGCGCTTCGGTGCCGCTGCGGGTCCACCAACCGCAGCCGCTGTGGCGTGAGCAGGCGCCGGTCGACTGGTGGAGCGCCTGCGAGCAGGCGCTGCAAGCCGCGCTGGCGATGGCACGGGAGGGCGGCGTTGCTGCTGGCGACATCGAAGCGCTGGGCCTCACGGGGCAGATGCACGGCGCCACCGTGCTGGATGCGCAGGGCGACGTGCTGCGGCCGGCCATCCTCTGGAACGACGGGCGGGCCCACAGGGAGTGCGCCGACCTGGAGGCCGCAGTGCCTTCGGCGCGAAGCATCACGGGCAACCTCATGATGCCGGGCTTCACCGCGCCCAAGCTGCTGTGGCTGGCGCGGCACGAGCCCGCAGTGTTCGCGCGGATCGCGCGCGTGCTGTTGCCCAAGGACTACCTGCGCTGGCAACTCACGGGGGATTACGCCACCGACCTGTCCGATGCGGCGGGCTCGCTGTGGCTGGATGTCGGGCAGCGCGACTGGAGCGACGACTTGCTCGCGGCCACCAGCCTGTCGCGCGCTCACATGCCCCGGCTGCACGAAGGACCGGAAGTCACGGGGCAACTGCGCAAAGACGTTGCGCAGCGCCTGGGCCTGCGCGCCATCCCGGTGGTGGCCGGTGCGAGTGACAACGCCGCGGGCGCATTGGGTGTGGGCGTGGTGAGTCCGGGCGATGCGATGCTGTCACTGGGCACGTCGGGCGTCTACTTCGTGGCCACGGACGGCTACCGCAGCAATCCGGCGCAGGCGGTGCACAGTTTTTGCCATGCGTTGCCGGGCACCTGGCACCTGATGTCGGTGATGCTGTCGGCGGCCGCCTGCGTGGACTTCGCGGCCAGGCTCACCGGCGAATCAGATATCGCACGACTCATGGCCGAGGCCGAGACCCGCGGGCTGAATGTCGACACCCCCCTGTTCCTGCCCTACCTCAATGGCGAACGCACGCCGCACAACAACCCGGCGGCGCAGGCGGTTCTGTTCGGCATGACCGCCGCCACGGACCGGGCCGACGTGGCCAATGCCGTACTCGAAGGCGTGGCCCATGGCATGGCGCAAGGCATGGCGGCGGTGGACGCCACAGGCGCCGTGGCCCGCAGCATCAGCCTGATTGGTGGCGGCAGCCGCAGCGCCTACTGGGCGCAGCTGCTGGCCGACGTGTCGGGCAAGACGCTGCTGCGCCGTGCCGATGCGCAGGTCGGGCCGGCGCTGGGCGCGGCTCGCCTGGCCTGGATGGCCACAGACCGGGCCGGCGCCGCCGAGGTGTGCCGCGCACCCGCCCTGCTGGCCACGCACGAGCCGGACGCGACCCGCCACGCCTTGCTGGCGCAGCGGCACGCGCGATTCAACCGGCTTTACCAGCAGGTGGCGTCGTCGTTTCCGTTGCCGGCCTGA
- a CDS encoding ROK family protein, producing MSRHVLAQRMGCSRSKANARVSGLIDQGLLEEAGLQSSSGGRRPETLCLHPDLGVVLGADLGATSLDVAVMRPDLSVLRHRSEAIDVRSGPGVVLARVRKLFAELLGECGVPASSVIAIGMGVPGPVDFATGQLVNPPLMPDWDSYSIRDDLREDYSAPVYVDNDVNLMALGELWRLQRGLQDFLVIKVGTGIGCGIVCHGQVYRGANGSAGDVGHICVDRSGPRCHCGNLGCVEAMAAGPAIARMGLEAAQAGQSALLAEALQRHGALTPADVALACHSGDAAANVIIQRSGNLIGQMLASVVNFFNPSHVFIGGGVTHVGPLFLASVRQSVYQRSLALSTRHLEIQYAPLGRRGGLTGAGVLAMQETLQRQAPP from the coding sequence ATGTCGCGTCACGTGCTGGCGCAGCGCATGGGCTGCTCGCGCAGCAAGGCGAATGCACGTGTCTCGGGCCTGATCGACCAGGGGCTGCTGGAAGAGGCCGGATTGCAATCGTCCTCTGGGGGCCGGCGCCCCGAGACGCTGTGCCTGCACCCTGACCTGGGCGTGGTCCTGGGTGCGGACCTGGGCGCCACCAGCCTCGACGTGGCGGTGATGCGCCCGGACCTGTCGGTGCTGAGGCACCGCAGCGAAGCGATCGACGTGCGGTCCGGGCCGGGCGTGGTGCTGGCCCGTGTGCGCAAGCTGTTTGCCGAACTGCTGGGCGAATGCGGTGTTCCGGCGAGCAGCGTCATTGCCATTGGCATGGGCGTGCCCGGCCCCGTGGACTTTGCGACTGGCCAGCTGGTCAACCCGCCGCTGATGCCCGACTGGGACAGCTATTCCATCCGGGACGATCTGCGTGAAGACTACAGCGCCCCGGTGTATGTGGACAACGATGTCAACCTCATGGCGCTGGGCGAGCTGTGGCGTCTGCAGCGTGGCCTGCAGGATTTCCTGGTGATCAAGGTGGGCACGGGCATCGGCTGCGGCATTGTCTGCCATGGACAGGTCTACCGGGGTGCCAACGGCTCGGCGGGCGATGTGGGCCACATTTGCGTGGACCGTTCAGGCCCGCGTTGCCACTGCGGCAACCTGGGCTGCGTGGAGGCGATGGCGGCGGGGCCGGCGATCGCGCGCATGGGTCTGGAAGCCGCGCAGGCCGGGCAGAGCGCCTTGCTGGCAGAGGCTTTGCAACGGCACGGCGCGCTGACCCCGGCTGACGTGGCCCTGGCCTGCCACAGCGGCGACGCCGCGGCCAACGTCATCATCCAGCGCTCGGGCAACCTGATCGGCCAGATGCTGGCGTCGGTCGTCAACTTTTTCAACCCGTCGCATGTGTTCATCGGCGGCGGGGTCACGCATGTCGGCCCGCTGTTCCTCGCCTCGGTGCGCCAGAGCGTCTACCAGCGCTCGCTGGCGCTGTCCACGCGGCATCTGGAAATCCAGTATGCGCCGCTCGGACGGCGCGGCGGGCTCACGGGTGCCGGGGTGCTGGCCATGCAGGAAACCCTGCAGCGGCAGGCGCCGCCCTAG